The following coding sequences are from one Primulina eburnea isolate SZY01 chromosome 15, ASM2296580v1, whole genome shotgun sequence window:
- the LOC140813499 gene encoding uncharacterized protein isoform X5, which translates to MGSDEGFGGGVVVTEVGRLSGGACSSGIQKEKTQMVKQRKSSLIKPGDNRNEKTQVAKQRKSSLIKRGDKRNGKMYKNRCDSIYLKNGLVSFNSAAAGNNFFGIYGLKADVFDITKYLNEIPLDEILNGKYHCPIIANGKEKKAVNSNSSVLQSVRKAYSVLQARKVLQAEKCAEIDHSCNQKVSTSLVTASSSTSQSDSDKGESCDADPPSFDKVQESVAKMNISTVISDSPLCQPKEIVELLALSPPKDLESFLFDVAKPASSFLKQGNDPRLGKSVSHRAGLPPFPWSNSFSGHNKSGADASKLSASRTICQGRWVKLRNSTALQRGSTDLQMDLESLTFDHSLMPLVNLNSEGPERQIAPTEKLLPPSAACSTSKIPAADEHSPIYAAAQALCELATNSSNKNPHSTVKLLGKPSQIAMKACKSKAMERSDKFSHPPKSISGTTNLIKLGDEGFPSKKLKLTTDVRNTYNSRTESLKKQALNWSIPEHVRSPPIKQFRESKPEIDRYNINLVKKPYMMKPPRAAERPGMSQQKLRKVVPMKWNRTEG; encoded by the exons ATGGGATCGGACGAGGGTTTTGGAGGAGGTGTGGTGGTGACCGAAGTTGGGCGGCTATCTGGGGGTGCATGCAGCTCAGGGATTCAAAAAG AGAAAACCCAAATGGTTAAGCAAAGGAAAAGTTCACTTATCAAACCTGGGGATAACAGAAATG AGAAAACCCAAGTGGCTAAGCAAAGGAAAAGTTCACTTATCAAACGTGGGGATAAAAGAAATGGTAAAATGTACAAGAATAGATGCGATTCAATATACTTGAAGAATGGCTTGGTTAGCTTCAATTCAGCTGCAGCAGGGAATAACTTTTTCG GAATCTATGGTTTAAAAGCTGATGTTTTTGACATCACTAAGTATCTCAATGAGATTCCTCTTGATGAGATTCTGAATGGAAAGTATCACTGTCCTATTATTGCCAATGGCAAGGAAAAGAAAGCAGTGAATTCAAACAGCAGTGTTTTGCAGTCGGTAAGAAAGGCCTACTCTGTTCTTCAGGCTAGGAAGGTTTTGCAGGCTGAAAAATGTGCTGAAATTGATCACAGTTGCAACCAAAAGGTTTCAACTAGCTTGGTCACTGCTAGTTCCTCGACAAGCCAAAGTGACAGTGACAAAGGAGAGAGTTGTGATGCAGATCCCCCATCCTTTGACAAG GTTCAAGAATCTGTTGCGAAGATGAATATATCTACCGTGATTTCTGATTCCCCTCTATGTCAGCCAAAAGAAATCGTGGAGCTACTCGCGCTTTCTCCACCGAAGGATTTGGAATCGTTTCTCTTTGATGTGGCCAAGCCTGCATCATCTTTTTTGAAACAAGGCAATGATCCTCGTTTGGGAAAATCAGTTTCTCACAGAGCTGGCTTACCACCTTTTCCTTGGTCCAATTCATTTTCTGGACATAATAAGTCGGGTGCTGATGCCAGTAAGTTATCTGCAAGTCGGACAATATGTCAAGGTAGATGGGTAAAACTTAGAAATTCTACTGCCCTTCAGAGAGGTTCTACTGATTTACAGATGGATCTAGAATCACTAACATTTGATCACAGTTTAATGCCTTTAGTTAACCTCAATTCTGAGGGTCCAGAACGTCAAATTGCTCCAACTGAAAAGCTTCTTCCCCCTTCGGCAGCATGCTCAACTTCTAAGATACCTGCAGCAG ATGAGCACTCCCCCATCTATGCTGCCGCTCAAGCCCTTTGTGAATTGGCTACTAATTCCTCAAACAAAAATCCCCATTCAACCGTTAAGTTGCTCGGAAAACCTTCCCAGATTGCCATGAAAGCTTGTAAATCTAAAGCCATGGAGAGATCTGATAAATTTTCCCATCCGCCAAAATCAATAAGTGGAACCACGAATCTGATAAAACTTGGTGATGAAGGGTTTCCTTCAAAGAAGCTCAAGCTCACAACAGATGTAAGAAACACCTACAACAGTCGTACTGAGTCCCTAAAAAAACAAGCATTAAACTGGTCTATTCCAGAACATGTTAGATCACCTCCCATAAAACAATTCAGGGAGTCGAAACCAGAAATAGATCGTTACAACATCAACCTTGTAAAGAAACCATATATGATGAAACCGCCACGTGCTGCTGAGAGGCCGGGTATGAGTCAACAAAAGCTCAGGAAAGTCGTTCCAATGAAGTGGAATCGAACCGAAGGTTAG
- the LOC140813499 gene encoding uncharacterized protein isoform X1: MGSDEGFGGGVVVTEVGRLSGGACSSGIQKDIQVDDMSVPASWEKMPVSELCTQASQPPSLPNKNIANNCGLENRNSPSLALDVGDKLLIGRTGEIPRSNSVCSKRLGMVSMEVSDSKSGLLDAEGMPLEFVSYPASGNTSEKTQMVKQRKSSLIKPGDNRNEKTQVAKQRKSSLIKRGDKRNGKMYKNRCDSIYLKNGLVSFNSAAAGNNFFGIYGLKADVFDITKYLNEIPLDEILNGKYHCPIIANGKEKKAVNSNSSVLQSVRKAYSVLQARKVLQAEKCAEIDHSCNQKVSTSLVTASSSTSQSDSDKGESCDADPPSFDKVQESVAKMNISTVISDSPLCQPKEIVELLALSPPKDLESFLFDVAKPASSFLKQGNDPRLGKSVSHRAGLPPFPWSNSFSGHNKSGADASKLSASRTICQGRWVKLRNSTALQRGSTDLQMDLESLTFDHSLMPLVNLNSEGPERQIAPTEKLLPPSAACSTSKIPAADEHSPIYAAAQALCELATNSSNKNPHSTVKLLGKPSQIAMKACKSKAMERSDKFSHPPKSISGTTNLIKLGDEGFPSKKLKLTTDVRNTYNSRTESLKKQALNWSIPEHVRSPPIKQFRESKPEIDRYNINLVKKPYMMKPPRAAERPGMSQQKLRKVVPMKWNRTEG; this comes from the exons ATGGGATCGGACGAGGGTTTTGGAGGAGGTGTGGTGGTGACCGAAGTTGGGCGGCTATCTGGGGGTGCATGCAGCTCAGGGATTCAAAAAG ATATTCAGGTTGATGACATGTCAGTGCCAGCTTCATGGGAAAAGATGCCCGTTTCTGAACTTTGTACGCAAGCTTCCCAACCCCCTAGTTTGCCCAACAAGAATATTGCTAATAATTGTGGCTTGGAGAATAGGAATTCTCCTTCCTTGGCACTGGATGTAGGGGATAAGCTTTTAATTGGGAGAACTGGTGAAATACCAAGAAGCAATAGTGTGTGCTCTAAAAGATTAGGGATGGTATCAATGGAAGTTTCTGATAGTAAATCTGGACTATTAGACGCAGAAGGAATGCCTCTTGAGTTTGTGTCGTATCCTGCAAGCGGTAATACTTCAG AGAAAACCCAAATGGTTAAGCAAAGGAAAAGTTCACTTATCAAACCTGGGGATAACAGAAATG AGAAAACCCAAGTGGCTAAGCAAAGGAAAAGTTCACTTATCAAACGTGGGGATAAAAGAAATGGTAAAATGTACAAGAATAGATGCGATTCAATATACTTGAAGAATGGCTTGGTTAGCTTCAATTCAGCTGCAGCAGGGAATAACTTTTTCG GAATCTATGGTTTAAAAGCTGATGTTTTTGACATCACTAAGTATCTCAATGAGATTCCTCTTGATGAGATTCTGAATGGAAAGTATCACTGTCCTATTATTGCCAATGGCAAGGAAAAGAAAGCAGTGAATTCAAACAGCAGTGTTTTGCAGTCGGTAAGAAAGGCCTACTCTGTTCTTCAGGCTAGGAAGGTTTTGCAGGCTGAAAAATGTGCTGAAATTGATCACAGTTGCAACCAAAAGGTTTCAACTAGCTTGGTCACTGCTAGTTCCTCGACAAGCCAAAGTGACAGTGACAAAGGAGAGAGTTGTGATGCAGATCCCCCATCCTTTGACAAG GTTCAAGAATCTGTTGCGAAGATGAATATATCTACCGTGATTTCTGATTCCCCTCTATGTCAGCCAAAAGAAATCGTGGAGCTACTCGCGCTTTCTCCACCGAAGGATTTGGAATCGTTTCTCTTTGATGTGGCCAAGCCTGCATCATCTTTTTTGAAACAAGGCAATGATCCTCGTTTGGGAAAATCAGTTTCTCACAGAGCTGGCTTACCACCTTTTCCTTGGTCCAATTCATTTTCTGGACATAATAAGTCGGGTGCTGATGCCAGTAAGTTATCTGCAAGTCGGACAATATGTCAAGGTAGATGGGTAAAACTTAGAAATTCTACTGCCCTTCAGAGAGGTTCTACTGATTTACAGATGGATCTAGAATCACTAACATTTGATCACAGTTTAATGCCTTTAGTTAACCTCAATTCTGAGGGTCCAGAACGTCAAATTGCTCCAACTGAAAAGCTTCTTCCCCCTTCGGCAGCATGCTCAACTTCTAAGATACCTGCAGCAG ATGAGCACTCCCCCATCTATGCTGCCGCTCAAGCCCTTTGTGAATTGGCTACTAATTCCTCAAACAAAAATCCCCATTCAACCGTTAAGTTGCTCGGAAAACCTTCCCAGATTGCCATGAAAGCTTGTAAATCTAAAGCCATGGAGAGATCTGATAAATTTTCCCATCCGCCAAAATCAATAAGTGGAACCACGAATCTGATAAAACTTGGTGATGAAGGGTTTCCTTCAAAGAAGCTCAAGCTCACAACAGATGTAAGAAACACCTACAACAGTCGTACTGAGTCCCTAAAAAAACAAGCATTAAACTGGTCTATTCCAGAACATGTTAGATCACCTCCCATAAAACAATTCAGGGAGTCGAAACCAGAAATAGATCGTTACAACATCAACCTTGTAAAGAAACCATATATGATGAAACCGCCACGTGCTGCTGAGAGGCCGGGTATGAGTCAACAAAAGCTCAGGAAAGTCGTTCCAATGAAGTGGAATCGAACCGAAGGTTAG
- the LOC140813499 gene encoding uncharacterized protein isoform X2: protein MGSDEGFGGGVVVTEVGRLSGGACSSGIQKDIQVDDMSVPASWEKMPVSELCTQASQPPSLPNKNIANNCGLENRNSPSLALDVGDKLLIGRTGEIPRSNSVCSKRLGMVSMEVSDSKSGLLDAEGMPLEFVSYPASEKTQMVKQRKSSLIKPGDNRNEKTQVAKQRKSSLIKRGDKRNGKMYKNRCDSIYLKNGLVSFNSAAAGNNFFGIYGLKADVFDITKYLNEIPLDEILNGKYHCPIIANGKEKKAVNSNSSVLQSVRKAYSVLQARKVLQAEKCAEIDHSCNQKVSTSLVTASSSTSQSDSDKGESCDADPPSFDKVQESVAKMNISTVISDSPLCQPKEIVELLALSPPKDLESFLFDVAKPASSFLKQGNDPRLGKSVSHRAGLPPFPWSNSFSGHNKSGADASKLSASRTICQGRWVKLRNSTALQRGSTDLQMDLESLTFDHSLMPLVNLNSEGPERQIAPTEKLLPPSAACSTSKIPAADEHSPIYAAAQALCELATNSSNKNPHSTVKLLGKPSQIAMKACKSKAMERSDKFSHPPKSISGTTNLIKLGDEGFPSKKLKLTTDVRNTYNSRTESLKKQALNWSIPEHVRSPPIKQFRESKPEIDRYNINLVKKPYMMKPPRAAERPGMSQQKLRKVVPMKWNRTEG, encoded by the exons ATGGGATCGGACGAGGGTTTTGGAGGAGGTGTGGTGGTGACCGAAGTTGGGCGGCTATCTGGGGGTGCATGCAGCTCAGGGATTCAAAAAG ATATTCAGGTTGATGACATGTCAGTGCCAGCTTCATGGGAAAAGATGCCCGTTTCTGAACTTTGTACGCAAGCTTCCCAACCCCCTAGTTTGCCCAACAAGAATATTGCTAATAATTGTGGCTTGGAGAATAGGAATTCTCCTTCCTTGGCACTGGATGTAGGGGATAAGCTTTTAATTGGGAGAACTGGTGAAATACCAAGAAGCAATAGTGTGTGCTCTAAAAGATTAGGGATGGTATCAATGGAAGTTTCTGATAGTAAATCTGGACTATTAGACGCAGAAGGAATGCCTCTTGAGTTTGTGTCGTATCCTGCAAGCG AGAAAACCCAAATGGTTAAGCAAAGGAAAAGTTCACTTATCAAACCTGGGGATAACAGAAATG AGAAAACCCAAGTGGCTAAGCAAAGGAAAAGTTCACTTATCAAACGTGGGGATAAAAGAAATGGTAAAATGTACAAGAATAGATGCGATTCAATATACTTGAAGAATGGCTTGGTTAGCTTCAATTCAGCTGCAGCAGGGAATAACTTTTTCG GAATCTATGGTTTAAAAGCTGATGTTTTTGACATCACTAAGTATCTCAATGAGATTCCTCTTGATGAGATTCTGAATGGAAAGTATCACTGTCCTATTATTGCCAATGGCAAGGAAAAGAAAGCAGTGAATTCAAACAGCAGTGTTTTGCAGTCGGTAAGAAAGGCCTACTCTGTTCTTCAGGCTAGGAAGGTTTTGCAGGCTGAAAAATGTGCTGAAATTGATCACAGTTGCAACCAAAAGGTTTCAACTAGCTTGGTCACTGCTAGTTCCTCGACAAGCCAAAGTGACAGTGACAAAGGAGAGAGTTGTGATGCAGATCCCCCATCCTTTGACAAG GTTCAAGAATCTGTTGCGAAGATGAATATATCTACCGTGATTTCTGATTCCCCTCTATGTCAGCCAAAAGAAATCGTGGAGCTACTCGCGCTTTCTCCACCGAAGGATTTGGAATCGTTTCTCTTTGATGTGGCCAAGCCTGCATCATCTTTTTTGAAACAAGGCAATGATCCTCGTTTGGGAAAATCAGTTTCTCACAGAGCTGGCTTACCACCTTTTCCTTGGTCCAATTCATTTTCTGGACATAATAAGTCGGGTGCTGATGCCAGTAAGTTATCTGCAAGTCGGACAATATGTCAAGGTAGATGGGTAAAACTTAGAAATTCTACTGCCCTTCAGAGAGGTTCTACTGATTTACAGATGGATCTAGAATCACTAACATTTGATCACAGTTTAATGCCTTTAGTTAACCTCAATTCTGAGGGTCCAGAACGTCAAATTGCTCCAACTGAAAAGCTTCTTCCCCCTTCGGCAGCATGCTCAACTTCTAAGATACCTGCAGCAG ATGAGCACTCCCCCATCTATGCTGCCGCTCAAGCCCTTTGTGAATTGGCTACTAATTCCTCAAACAAAAATCCCCATTCAACCGTTAAGTTGCTCGGAAAACCTTCCCAGATTGCCATGAAAGCTTGTAAATCTAAAGCCATGGAGAGATCTGATAAATTTTCCCATCCGCCAAAATCAATAAGTGGAACCACGAATCTGATAAAACTTGGTGATGAAGGGTTTCCTTCAAAGAAGCTCAAGCTCACAACAGATGTAAGAAACACCTACAACAGTCGTACTGAGTCCCTAAAAAAACAAGCATTAAACTGGTCTATTCCAGAACATGTTAGATCACCTCCCATAAAACAATTCAGGGAGTCGAAACCAGAAATAGATCGTTACAACATCAACCTTGTAAAGAAACCATATATGATGAAACCGCCACGTGCTGCTGAGAGGCCGGGTATGAGTCAACAAAAGCTCAGGAAAGTCGTTCCAATGAAGTGGAATCGAACCGAAGGTTAG
- the LOC140813499 gene encoding uncharacterized protein isoform X3: MGSDEGFGGGVVVTEVGRLSGGACSSGIQKDIQVDDMSVPASWEKMPVSELCTQASQPPSLPNKNIANNCGLENRNSPSLALDVGDKLLIGRTGEIPRSNSVCSKRLGMVSMEVSDSKSGLLDAEGMPLEFVSYPASGNTSEKTQVAKQRKSSLIKRGDKRNGKMYKNRCDSIYLKNGLVSFNSAAAGNNFFGIYGLKADVFDITKYLNEIPLDEILNGKYHCPIIANGKEKKAVNSNSSVLQSVRKAYSVLQARKVLQAEKCAEIDHSCNQKVSTSLVTASSSTSQSDSDKGESCDADPPSFDKVQESVAKMNISTVISDSPLCQPKEIVELLALSPPKDLESFLFDVAKPASSFLKQGNDPRLGKSVSHRAGLPPFPWSNSFSGHNKSGADASKLSASRTICQGRWVKLRNSTALQRGSTDLQMDLESLTFDHSLMPLVNLNSEGPERQIAPTEKLLPPSAACSTSKIPAADEHSPIYAAAQALCELATNSSNKNPHSTVKLLGKPSQIAMKACKSKAMERSDKFSHPPKSISGTTNLIKLGDEGFPSKKLKLTTDVRNTYNSRTESLKKQALNWSIPEHVRSPPIKQFRESKPEIDRYNINLVKKPYMMKPPRAAERPGMSQQKLRKVVPMKWNRTEG, encoded by the exons ATGGGATCGGACGAGGGTTTTGGAGGAGGTGTGGTGGTGACCGAAGTTGGGCGGCTATCTGGGGGTGCATGCAGCTCAGGGATTCAAAAAG ATATTCAGGTTGATGACATGTCAGTGCCAGCTTCATGGGAAAAGATGCCCGTTTCTGAACTTTGTACGCAAGCTTCCCAACCCCCTAGTTTGCCCAACAAGAATATTGCTAATAATTGTGGCTTGGAGAATAGGAATTCTCCTTCCTTGGCACTGGATGTAGGGGATAAGCTTTTAATTGGGAGAACTGGTGAAATACCAAGAAGCAATAGTGTGTGCTCTAAAAGATTAGGGATGGTATCAATGGAAGTTTCTGATAGTAAATCTGGACTATTAGACGCAGAAGGAATGCCTCTTGAGTTTGTGTCGTATCCTGCAAGCGGTAATACTTCAG AGAAAACCCAAGTGGCTAAGCAAAGGAAAAGTTCACTTATCAAACGTGGGGATAAAAGAAATGGTAAAATGTACAAGAATAGATGCGATTCAATATACTTGAAGAATGGCTTGGTTAGCTTCAATTCAGCTGCAGCAGGGAATAACTTTTTCG GAATCTATGGTTTAAAAGCTGATGTTTTTGACATCACTAAGTATCTCAATGAGATTCCTCTTGATGAGATTCTGAATGGAAAGTATCACTGTCCTATTATTGCCAATGGCAAGGAAAAGAAAGCAGTGAATTCAAACAGCAGTGTTTTGCAGTCGGTAAGAAAGGCCTACTCTGTTCTTCAGGCTAGGAAGGTTTTGCAGGCTGAAAAATGTGCTGAAATTGATCACAGTTGCAACCAAAAGGTTTCAACTAGCTTGGTCACTGCTAGTTCCTCGACAAGCCAAAGTGACAGTGACAAAGGAGAGAGTTGTGATGCAGATCCCCCATCCTTTGACAAG GTTCAAGAATCTGTTGCGAAGATGAATATATCTACCGTGATTTCTGATTCCCCTCTATGTCAGCCAAAAGAAATCGTGGAGCTACTCGCGCTTTCTCCACCGAAGGATTTGGAATCGTTTCTCTTTGATGTGGCCAAGCCTGCATCATCTTTTTTGAAACAAGGCAATGATCCTCGTTTGGGAAAATCAGTTTCTCACAGAGCTGGCTTACCACCTTTTCCTTGGTCCAATTCATTTTCTGGACATAATAAGTCGGGTGCTGATGCCAGTAAGTTATCTGCAAGTCGGACAATATGTCAAGGTAGATGGGTAAAACTTAGAAATTCTACTGCCCTTCAGAGAGGTTCTACTGATTTACAGATGGATCTAGAATCACTAACATTTGATCACAGTTTAATGCCTTTAGTTAACCTCAATTCTGAGGGTCCAGAACGTCAAATTGCTCCAACTGAAAAGCTTCTTCCCCCTTCGGCAGCATGCTCAACTTCTAAGATACCTGCAGCAG ATGAGCACTCCCCCATCTATGCTGCCGCTCAAGCCCTTTGTGAATTGGCTACTAATTCCTCAAACAAAAATCCCCATTCAACCGTTAAGTTGCTCGGAAAACCTTCCCAGATTGCCATGAAAGCTTGTAAATCTAAAGCCATGGAGAGATCTGATAAATTTTCCCATCCGCCAAAATCAATAAGTGGAACCACGAATCTGATAAAACTTGGTGATGAAGGGTTTCCTTCAAAGAAGCTCAAGCTCACAACAGATGTAAGAAACACCTACAACAGTCGTACTGAGTCCCTAAAAAAACAAGCATTAAACTGGTCTATTCCAGAACATGTTAGATCACCTCCCATAAAACAATTCAGGGAGTCGAAACCAGAAATAGATCGTTACAACATCAACCTTGTAAAGAAACCATATATGATGAAACCGCCACGTGCTGCTGAGAGGCCGGGTATGAGTCAACAAAAGCTCAGGAAAGTCGTTCCAATGAAGTGGAATCGAACCGAAGGTTAG
- the LOC140813499 gene encoding uncharacterized protein isoform X4, translating to MSVPASWEKMPVSELCTQASQPPSLPNKNIANNCGLENRNSPSLALDVGDKLLIGRTGEIPRSNSVCSKRLGMVSMEVSDSKSGLLDAEGMPLEFVSYPASGNTSEKTQMVKQRKSSLIKPGDNRNEKTQVAKQRKSSLIKRGDKRNGKMYKNRCDSIYLKNGLVSFNSAAAGNNFFGIYGLKADVFDITKYLNEIPLDEILNGKYHCPIIANGKEKKAVNSNSSVLQSVRKAYSVLQARKVLQAEKCAEIDHSCNQKVSTSLVTASSSTSQSDSDKGESCDADPPSFDKVQESVAKMNISTVISDSPLCQPKEIVELLALSPPKDLESFLFDVAKPASSFLKQGNDPRLGKSVSHRAGLPPFPWSNSFSGHNKSGADASKLSASRTICQGRWVKLRNSTALQRGSTDLQMDLESLTFDHSLMPLVNLNSEGPERQIAPTEKLLPPSAACSTSKIPAADEHSPIYAAAQALCELATNSSNKNPHSTVKLLGKPSQIAMKACKSKAMERSDKFSHPPKSISGTTNLIKLGDEGFPSKKLKLTTDVRNTYNSRTESLKKQALNWSIPEHVRSPPIKQFRESKPEIDRYNINLVKKPYMMKPPRAAERPGMSQQKLRKVVPMKWNRTEG from the exons ATGTCAGTGCCAGCTTCATGGGAAAAGATGCCCGTTTCTGAACTTTGTACGCAAGCTTCCCAACCCCCTAGTTTGCCCAACAAGAATATTGCTAATAATTGTGGCTTGGAGAATAGGAATTCTCCTTCCTTGGCACTGGATGTAGGGGATAAGCTTTTAATTGGGAGAACTGGTGAAATACCAAGAAGCAATAGTGTGTGCTCTAAAAGATTAGGGATGGTATCAATGGAAGTTTCTGATAGTAAATCTGGACTATTAGACGCAGAAGGAATGCCTCTTGAGTTTGTGTCGTATCCTGCAAGCGGTAATACTTCAG AGAAAACCCAAATGGTTAAGCAAAGGAAAAGTTCACTTATCAAACCTGGGGATAACAGAAATG AGAAAACCCAAGTGGCTAAGCAAAGGAAAAGTTCACTTATCAAACGTGGGGATAAAAGAAATGGTAAAATGTACAAGAATAGATGCGATTCAATATACTTGAAGAATGGCTTGGTTAGCTTCAATTCAGCTGCAGCAGGGAATAACTTTTTCG GAATCTATGGTTTAAAAGCTGATGTTTTTGACATCACTAAGTATCTCAATGAGATTCCTCTTGATGAGATTCTGAATGGAAAGTATCACTGTCCTATTATTGCCAATGGCAAGGAAAAGAAAGCAGTGAATTCAAACAGCAGTGTTTTGCAGTCGGTAAGAAAGGCCTACTCTGTTCTTCAGGCTAGGAAGGTTTTGCAGGCTGAAAAATGTGCTGAAATTGATCACAGTTGCAACCAAAAGGTTTCAACTAGCTTGGTCACTGCTAGTTCCTCGACAAGCCAAAGTGACAGTGACAAAGGAGAGAGTTGTGATGCAGATCCCCCATCCTTTGACAAG GTTCAAGAATCTGTTGCGAAGATGAATATATCTACCGTGATTTCTGATTCCCCTCTATGTCAGCCAAAAGAAATCGTGGAGCTACTCGCGCTTTCTCCACCGAAGGATTTGGAATCGTTTCTCTTTGATGTGGCCAAGCCTGCATCATCTTTTTTGAAACAAGGCAATGATCCTCGTTTGGGAAAATCAGTTTCTCACAGAGCTGGCTTACCACCTTTTCCTTGGTCCAATTCATTTTCTGGACATAATAAGTCGGGTGCTGATGCCAGTAAGTTATCTGCAAGTCGGACAATATGTCAAGGTAGATGGGTAAAACTTAGAAATTCTACTGCCCTTCAGAGAGGTTCTACTGATTTACAGATGGATCTAGAATCACTAACATTTGATCACAGTTTAATGCCTTTAGTTAACCTCAATTCTGAGGGTCCAGAACGTCAAATTGCTCCAACTGAAAAGCTTCTTCCCCCTTCGGCAGCATGCTCAACTTCTAAGATACCTGCAGCAG ATGAGCACTCCCCCATCTATGCTGCCGCTCAAGCCCTTTGTGAATTGGCTACTAATTCCTCAAACAAAAATCCCCATTCAACCGTTAAGTTGCTCGGAAAACCTTCCCAGATTGCCATGAAAGCTTGTAAATCTAAAGCCATGGAGAGATCTGATAAATTTTCCCATCCGCCAAAATCAATAAGTGGAACCACGAATCTGATAAAACTTGGTGATGAAGGGTTTCCTTCAAAGAAGCTCAAGCTCACAACAGATGTAAGAAACACCTACAACAGTCGTACTGAGTCCCTAAAAAAACAAGCATTAAACTGGTCTATTCCAGAACATGTTAGATCACCTCCCATAAAACAATTCAGGGAGTCGAAACCAGAAATAGATCGTTACAACATCAACCTTGTAAAGAAACCATATATGATGAAACCGCCACGTGCTGCTGAGAGGCCGGGTATGAGTCAACAAAAGCTCAGGAAAGTCGTTCCAATGAAGTGGAATCGAACCGAAGGTTAG
- the LOC140814135 gene encoding probable WRKY transcription factor 29 translates to MEDWSLQAIVRQSSGDHWTKILDMNNEDQKPDVGFSGIHHEFRSSYPDFFDMSIGSCSDELEDLYKPFYPGICHPLPSQKSGPEFQENRRGNDFEDKQAHESDRSSGTSTDCVAKADGEVYTPKYKRRKNQQKRVMIQVSADGLSSDLWAWRKYGQKPIKGSPYPRSYYRCSSSKGCLARKQVEQSCSDPGMFIITYTAEHSHSQPTRRNSLAGTVRQKFSNPKSPNHTPKRDANIAITVSPITLLAAASSNEEIIRIKQEIKEDDHILPVSSDGGVDDDHYNEFDVSASMFNDDFFSGLDFLDGLVPDRLSCKNL, encoded by the exons ATGGAGGATTGGAGCCTTCAAGCCATAGTCAGACAATCCAGCGGCGATCATTGGACAAAGATTCTCGACATGAACAACGAAGATCAGAAGCCGGACGTGGGGTTTTCGGGCATCCATCACGAGTTTCGTTCGAGTTATCCAGACTTTTTCGACATGTCGATTGGTTCCTGCAGTGATGAATTAGAAGATCTTTACAAGCCCTTTTACCCTGGAATCTGCCATCCTCTTCCCAGTCAGAAATCAGGTCCCGAGTTTCAAGAAAATCGACGTGGAAACGACTTTGAAGACAAGCAGGCCCATGAATCCGATCGATCATCAGGAACTAGTACTGATTGTGTTGCTAAAGCTGATGGAGAAGTTTACACACCAAAATATAAGAGAAG GAAAAATCAGCAAAAAAGAGTGATGATTCAAGTTTCTGCAGATGGCCTCAGTTCTGACTTGTGGGCTTGGCGCAAATATGGACAGAAACCTATCAAGGGCTCACCCTATCCCAG AAGCTATTACAGGTGTAGTAGCTCAAAGGGCTGTTTGGCAAGGAAGCAAGTGGAGCAGAGTTGCAGTGATCCAGGAATGTTTATCATAACCTACACAGCAGAGCACAGCCATAGCCAGCCAACTCGAAGAAACTCGTTAGCTGGTACTGTCAGGCAGAAGTTTTCTAATCCTAAGAGCCCAAATCACACACCCAAACGAGACGCTAACATTGCCATTACAGTCTCTCCAATAACCCTTCTCGCGGCAGCTTCATCCAATGAAGAGATCATTAGAATCAAACAGGAGATAAAAGAAGATGATCATATATTGCCCGTCTCGAGCGACGGTGGCGTCGACGACGATCACTATAATGAGTTCGACGTCTCGGCTTCCATGTTCAACGATGACTTCTTCTCGGGTCTGGATTTTCTTGATGGGCTTGTTCCAGATCGATTGTCATGCAAGAACCTGTAG